A section of the Drosophila subobscura isolate 14011-0131.10 chromosome A, UCBerk_Dsub_1.0, whole genome shotgun sequence genome encodes:
- the LOC117895107 gene encoding acyl-CoA-binding domain-containing protein 6, with product MDLDSDLFDEEEQQQGSFELATNYVSGQADKLKKSDLLDFYAYYKQAAEGRCNQPCPSILQMQARSKWNAWKALGDMSRADAQSAYIEKLQAINPKWREECGKSKGNSWAVHSIELMPEEELMPEHKKTLFDLVKEQNLSALRHKMKASDANAKDDNGMALIHWATDRNAVDIIDFLVSSMGASVNELDSELQTPLHYAASCGHVEGVRTLLRLKASLELHDTDGNSCFDVADSKEIFNMLKAEEQQRQAAN from the coding sequence ATGGATCTAGATTCGGATCTGTTCGacgaagaggagcagcagcagggcagcttCGAGCTGGCCACCAACTATGTGAGCGGGCAGGCGGATAAGCTGAAGAAATCCGATCTGCTGGACTTCTACGCGTACTACAAACAAGCCGCCGAGGGGCGCTGCAATCAGCCATGCCCCTCCATCCTCCAAATGCAGGCGCGCAGCAAGTGGAACGCCTGGAAGGCACTGGGCGACATGTCCCGGGCCGACGCCCAGAGTGCGTACATCGAGAAGCTGCAGGCAATCAATCCCAAGTGGAGGGAGGAGTGCGGCAAGTCGAAGGGCAACAGCTGGGCCGTTCACTCCATCGAACTGATGCCAGAGGAGGAGCTGATGCCCGAGCACAAGAAGACCCTCTTCGATCTAGTCAAGGAGCAGAATCTGTCCGCCCTGCGCCACAAGATGAAGGCGAgcgatgccaatgccaaggATGACAACGGCATGGCCCTCATTCACTGGGCCACCGATCGCAATGCCGTGGACATCATTGACTTTCTGGTGTCGTCGATGGGCGCCAGCGTGAACGAGCTGGACTCGGAGCTGCAGACACCGCTGCACTATGCCGCCAGCTGTGGCCACGTCGAGGGTGTGCGCACGCTACTGAGGCTCAAGGCCAGTCTGGAGCTACACGACACCGATGGCAATTCCTGTTTCGATGTGGCCGACTCTAAGGAGATTTTCAACATGCTCAAAGCCGAAGAGCAGCAACGCCAGGCGGCCAACTGA
- the LOC117895101 gene encoding 26S proteasome regulatory subunit 8 encodes MTVTNRMEIESAYQKGEGFRSYYTQKIEELQLVVAEKSQNLRRLQAQRNELNAKVRMLREELQLLQEQGSYVGEVVKPMDKKKVLVKVHPEGKFVVDLDKNIDINDVTPNCRVALRNESYTLHKILPNKVDPLVSLMMVEKVPDSTYEMVGGLDKQIKEIKEVIELPVKHPELFDALGIAQPKGVLLYGPPGTGKTLLARAVAHHTECTFIRVSGSELVQKFIGEGSRMVRELFVMAREHAPSIIFMDEIDSIGSSRIESGSGGDSEVQRTMLELLNQLDGFEATKNIKVIMATNRIDILDPALLRPGRIDRKIEFPPPNEEARLDILKIHSRKMNLTRGINLRKIAELMPGASGAEVKGVCTEAGMYALRERRVHVTQEDFEMAVAKVMQKDSEKNMSIKKLWK; translated from the exons ATGACTGTGACCAACCGG ATGGAAATTGAGTCGGCCTACCAGAAAGGCGAAGGCTTCCGCTCGTATTATACACAAAAGATTGAGGAATTGCAGCTGGTTGTGGCCGAAAAGAGCCAGAATCTGCGCCGTTTGCAGGCCCAGCGCAACGAACTCAATGCCAAAG ttcgCATGCTgcgcgaggagctgcagctgctgcaggagcagggcagCTATGTGGGCGAGGTGGTGAAGCCCATGGACAAGAAGAAGGTGCTGGTTAAGGTGCATCCCGAGGGCAAGTTCGTTGTGGACCTGGACAAGAACATTGACATCAACGATGTGACGCCCAATTGCCGTGTGGCCCTGCGCAACGAGAGCTACACACTGCACAAGATTCTGCCCAACAAAGTGGACCCACTGGTCTCGCTGATGATGGTCGAGAAGGTGCCGGACTCCACCTACGAAATGGTCGGTGGCCTGGACAAGCAGATCAAGGAAATCAAAGAGGTCATCGAGCTGCCCGTCAAGCATCCCGAGCTATTCGATGCTCTGGGCATTGCCCAGCCCAAGGGTGTGCTCCTCTACGGCCCACCCGGTACTGGCAAGACCCTGCTGGCCCGTGCCGTGGCCCATCACACCGAGTGCACCTTCATTCGTGTCTCGGGCTCCGAGCTGGTGCAGAAGTTCATTGGCGAGGGATCGCGCATGGTGCGCGAGCTGTTCGTGATGGCCCGCGAGCACGCGCCATCGATCATCTTCATGGACGAAATCGACTCGATTGGCTCCTCGCGCATTGAGTCCGGCTCGGGCGGCGACTCCGAGGTGCAGCGCACcatgctggagctgctcaacCAGCTGGACGGCTTCGAGGCCACCAAGAACATCAAAGTCATCATGGCCACCAATCGCATTGACATCCTCGACCCAGCCCTGCTGCGTCCCGGCCGCATTGATCGCAAGATTGAGTTCCCACCACCAAACGAGGAGGCGCGCTTGGACATTCTCAAGATTCACTCGCGCAAAATGAACCTAACGCGCGGCATCAACCTGCGCAAGATTGCCGAACTGATGCCGGGCGCCTCAGGGGCGGAGGTTAAGGGCGTGTGCACCGAGGCTGGCATGTACGCGCTGCGCGAGCGTCGCGTCCACGTCACCCAGGAGGACTTTGAGATGGCCGTGGCCAAGGTGATGCAAAAGGACTCCGAGAAGAACATGTCCATCAAGAAGCTGTGGAAGTAG